The following are encoded in a window of Sutcliffiella horikoshii genomic DNA:
- the glsA gene encoding glutaminase A, which translates to MACKSEDVLKSLVEEARKVANEGKVANYIPALQKENPEHLSCAIVYPNGNCVSAGDIKRRFTLQSISKIINLALVLMDYGPEHVFHRVGMEPTGDPFNSIIKLETSSKAKPLNPMINAGALAVTSMMKGSNAEDKVEYILDFVRKLTNEPNIDYCEEVAISEFTTSFLNRSLCFYMKGDGVIHGNVEEIMEVYTKHCAIRLNCLQLARMGAVFAMDGINPLTNERVMPKEVARICKTFMVTCGMYNASGEFAIKIGIPAKSGVSGGIMGSVPGRMGIGIFGPPLNEVGNSHTGLKLLELLQDKYDLSMF; encoded by the coding sequence TTGGCATGTAAAAGTGAGGATGTTTTAAAGTCATTAGTGGAAGAGGCAAGGAAGGTAGCAAATGAAGGAAAAGTGGCAAACTACATACCTGCATTACAAAAGGAAAACCCGGAGCATTTGTCATGTGCCATTGTTTACCCAAATGGTAACTGTGTATCAGCAGGGGATATAAAGAGGCGATTTACGCTGCAAAGCATTTCAAAAATTATCAACCTTGCACTTGTTCTCATGGATTATGGACCTGAACATGTTTTTCATAGAGTAGGGATGGAGCCAACGGGTGACCCATTCAACTCGATTATTAAATTAGAGACATCCTCAAAAGCCAAGCCACTCAACCCAATGATAAATGCTGGCGCACTTGCCGTCACTTCCATGATGAAGGGCAGTAATGCCGAAGACAAAGTAGAATATATATTAGATTTTGTCAGGAAGCTTACAAATGAACCTAACATCGATTATTGTGAGGAAGTCGCCATCTCGGAATTTACTACATCTTTTCTAAACAGGTCTCTCTGTTTTTATATGAAGGGTGACGGAGTAATACACGGGAATGTAGAAGAGATTATGGAAGTATATACGAAACATTGCGCTATAAGACTGAATTGTCTTCAATTGGCACGGATGGGTGCTGTTTTTGCAATGGATGGTATTAATCCATTGACGAACGAACGTGTGATGCCAAAGGAAGTTGCTCGTATTTGTAAAACATTCATGGTTACCTGTGGAATGTACAATGCATCAGGCGAATTTGCCATAAAAATTGGTATTCCGGCAAAAAGCGGTGTATCAGGGGGAATTATGGGTTCTGTGCCAGGACGGATGGGGATAGGAATATTCGGCCCTCCATTAAATGAAGTGGGGAACAGCCATACTGGCCTAAAATTACTAGAATTACTACAGGATAAATATGATTTAAGCATGTTTTAA
- a CDS encoding YlaN family protein: MASDIVVDHRDKAITLLKADSDKILKLIQVQMDNLTMPQCPLYEEVLDTQMFGLSREMDFAVRLGLISEKEGKDILSKLEKELSALYEAWERN; encoded by the coding sequence TTGGCATCAGATATCGTGGTCGATCATCGTGATAAAGCTATTACGCTTTTAAAAGCTGATTCAGATAAAATTTTGAAGCTGATTCAAGTCCAAATGGACAACTTGACCATGCCTCAATGTCCATTATATGAAGAAGTGTTGGACACGCAGATGTTCGGGCTTTCTCGAGAAATGGATTTTGCGGTTCGCCTTGGCTTAATTTCCGAAAAAGAAGGGAAAGACATCCTTTCTAAATTGGAAAAAGAACTTTCCGCACTATACGAAGCATGGGAAAGAAATTAA
- the pyc gene encoding pyruvate carboxylase, with amino-acid sequence MTRKINKVLVANRGEIAIRVFRACTELNIRTVAIYSNEDIGSFHRYKADEAYLVGEGKKPIDAYLDIDGIIEIAKANDVDAIHPGYGFLSENIHFARKCEEEGIIFIGPTSKHLDMFGDKVKARTQAQLANIPVIPGTDGPVHSLDEVMDFAATYGYPLMIKAALGGGGRGMRIVRSKSELRESFDRAKSEAKAAFGNDDVYVEKLIENPKHIEVQILGDQHGEIIHLFERDCSIQRRHQKVVEIAPSVSLTDDLRDRICNAAVELMENVDYINAGTVEFLVAGDEFYFIEVNPRVQVEHTITEMVTGVDIVQSQIMIAEGHALHSSKLGIPKQEDIRVHGFAIQSRVTTEDPLNGFMPDTGKIMAYRSGGGFGVRLDAGNGYQGAVITPYYDSLLVKLSTWALTFEQAASKMERNLKEFRIRGIKTNIPFLENVVKHPNFMNGQYDTSFIDTTPELFVFPKRKDRGTKMLTYIGNVTVNGFPGVEKRKKPIFTNPRMPEVSHIEEVPSGTKQILDERGADGLVNWVTEQKEVLLTDTTFRDAHQSLLATRLRTNDLKQIAEPTAKLLPNLFSMEMWGGATFDVAYRFLSENPWDRLLTLREQAPNVLFQMLLRASNAVGYKNYPDNLIKEFVEKSAYAGIDVFRIFDSLNWVKGMTLAIDAVRDSGKLAEAAICYTGDINDPSRTKYDLQYYCDMAKELERSGAHILAIKDMAGLLKPQSAYRLISTLKETVDIPIHLHTHDTSGNGIYMYAKAIEAGVDIVDVAISSMAGLTSQPSANSLYYALEETDRKPDVSVKALEQLSHYWEDVRKYYSDFESGMNSPHSEVYMHEMPGGQYSNLQQQAKAVGLGARWEEVKQMYRRVNDMFGDIVKVTPSSKVVGDMALFMVQNNLSEQDVLEKGETIDFPDSVIELFEGYLGQPHGGFPEELQRVILKGKSPITVRPGELLDDVDFEEIRKKLFETLNRQVTSHEMIAYALYPKVFLDYQKKYEQYGNVSVLDTPTFFFGMRLGEEIQVEIEQGKTLMVKLVSIGEPQKDGTRVVYFELNGQPREVNIKDESVKSDVVTKPKMDATNPTHIGATMPGTVIKVLVEKGEKVSKGDHLMITEAMKMETTVQAPFSGTVKQIHVAAGEGIATGDLLIEVDKV; translated from the coding sequence ATGACGAGAAAAATAAACAAGGTTCTTGTTGCGAACCGCGGCGAGATTGCAATTCGTGTTTTTCGAGCTTGTACAGAACTGAACATTCGCACAGTTGCTATTTACTCAAATGAGGATATCGGCTCATTCCATCGCTATAAAGCAGATGAAGCATATCTTGTAGGGGAAGGTAAAAAACCAATTGATGCATACCTTGATATTGATGGCATCATTGAAATTGCAAAAGCAAATGATGTAGATGCGATTCATCCTGGTTATGGTTTTCTATCGGAGAACATTCATTTTGCTAGAAAATGTGAAGAAGAAGGCATTATATTTATTGGGCCAACATCTAAACATTTGGATATGTTCGGGGATAAGGTGAAGGCGAGAACACAAGCTCAGCTTGCCAATATTCCTGTCATTCCGGGTACAGATGGTCCTGTACATTCATTAGATGAAGTGATGGACTTTGCTGCAACTTACGGCTACCCATTGATGATCAAGGCGGCACTTGGCGGCGGCGGGCGTGGCATGCGTATCGTTCGAAGCAAATCCGAATTGCGTGAGTCGTTTGATCGTGCAAAATCAGAGGCAAAAGCAGCTTTTGGCAACGATGATGTGTATGTTGAAAAACTAATTGAAAATCCAAAACATATTGAAGTACAGATCCTTGGTGATCAACATGGAGAAATTATTCACCTGTTTGAACGTGATTGTTCCATTCAAAGACGTCACCAGAAAGTGGTGGAAATTGCCCCGAGTGTTTCTCTTACTGATGATCTGCGTGATCGAATTTGCAACGCAGCAGTAGAGTTAATGGAAAATGTGGATTATATTAATGCTGGTACAGTGGAGTTTCTAGTTGCTGGAGATGAATTCTACTTTATTGAAGTAAATCCGCGAGTTCAAGTAGAGCATACTATTACTGAAATGGTGACTGGTGTGGACATCGTTCAGTCCCAAATCATGATTGCAGAAGGACATGCCTTACATAGCAGCAAACTTGGTATTCCGAAGCAAGAAGACATTAGAGTTCACGGGTTTGCTATCCAGTCCCGTGTAACAACGGAAGATCCGCTAAATGGATTCATGCCGGATACTGGAAAGATTATGGCATACCGTTCTGGTGGAGGATTTGGTGTCCGCCTGGATGCAGGAAACGGTTACCAGGGAGCAGTCATTACACCTTATTATGATTCATTGCTTGTTAAACTCTCTACATGGGCATTAACATTCGAACAGGCAGCATCCAAAATGGAACGAAATCTTAAGGAATTCCGTATTCGTGGTATCAAAACAAATATCCCGTTCCTAGAAAACGTCGTAAAGCACCCGAATTTCATGAACGGGCAATATGATACTTCCTTTATTGATACAACGCCTGAACTTTTTGTCTTTCCAAAACGTAAAGACCGTGGAACAAAAATGCTTACCTATATTGGGAATGTAACAGTAAACGGTTTCCCAGGTGTGGAAAAAAGGAAAAAACCTATCTTCACGAATCCTAGAATGCCGGAAGTCAGCCACATCGAGGAAGTTCCAAGCGGTACCAAGCAAATATTGGACGAGCGAGGAGCAGATGGGTTAGTCAATTGGGTGACAGAGCAGAAGGAAGTGTTATTAACAGACACGACCTTTAGAGATGCCCATCAGTCCTTATTGGCCACACGACTACGTACAAATGATTTAAAACAGATTGCAGAACCAACAGCCAAGTTGCTGCCAAATCTTTTCTCCATGGAGATGTGGGGCGGAGCAACATTTGATGTTGCATATAGATTCTTAAGTGAAAATCCTTGGGATCGACTATTGACATTGCGCGAACAGGCACCAAATGTTCTTTTCCAAATGTTACTTAGAGCTTCCAACGCGGTAGGATATAAAAACTATCCAGACAACCTAATAAAAGAATTCGTAGAGAAATCTGCTTATGCAGGAATTGATGTCTTCCGTATTTTTGATAGCTTGAACTGGGTCAAAGGGATGACCTTGGCAATTGATGCGGTCCGAGACTCCGGAAAACTGGCAGAGGCGGCAATCTGCTACACTGGGGATATTAATGACCCAAGCAGAACGAAATATGATTTGCAATATTATTGTGATATGGCAAAAGAACTGGAAAGAAGCGGTGCTCACATTCTTGCAATCAAGGATATGGCGGGGCTATTAAAGCCACAATCAGCTTATCGTTTAATTTCAACGTTGAAAGAAACTGTCGACATTCCAATTCACCTTCATACACATGATACTAGTGGGAATGGAATCTATATGTATGCAAAAGCAATTGAAGCAGGCGTTGATATTGTAGACGTGGCCATTAGTTCTATGGCAGGGCTGACTTCTCAGCCAAGTGCCAATTCCCTGTATTATGCACTTGAAGAAACGGATCGCAAACCGGATGTATCTGTAAAAGCTCTAGAACAGCTTTCACATTACTGGGAGGATGTACGTAAATACTACAGTGATTTTGAAAGCGGCATGAACAGCCCACACTCCGAGGTATATATGCATGAAATGCCTGGAGGACAATATAGTAATCTTCAACAACAAGCAAAAGCAGTAGGACTTGGAGCTCGTTGGGAAGAAGTAAAACAAATGTACCGTCGCGTAAACGATATGTTTGGTGATATTGTAAAAGTAACACCTTCCTCTAAGGTTGTAGGAGATATGGCGTTATTCATGGTTCAAAACAACTTATCTGAACAAGATGTGTTGGAAAAAGGAGAAACGATCGATTTTCCTGATTCTGTTATTGAATTGTTCGAAGGATATTTAGGTCAGCCTCATGGAGGATTCCCTGAAGAATTACAAAGAGTCATTCTAAAAGGAAAATCACCTATTACAGTTCGTCCAGGCGAGCTATTAGATGATGTCGACTTTGAAGAGATTCGCAAGAAATTATTTGAAACATTGAATCGACAAGTAACAAGCCATGAGATGATTGCTTATGCTCTTTATCCAAAAGTGTTCTTGGATTACCAAAAGAAATATGAACAATATGGAAATGTATCTGTATTGGATACACCGACGTTCTTCTTTGGTATGAGGCTGGGAGAAGAAATTCAAGTGGAAATTGAGCAAGGGAAGACATTAATGGTCAAACTTGTTTCCATTGGGGAACCACAGAAGGATGGAACAAGGGTTGTGTACTTTGAATTAAACGGACAACCTCGTGAAGTGAACATTAAAGATGAAAGTGTTAAATCAGATGTAGTGACAAAACCTAAAATGGATGCCACAAACCCTACACATATCGGTGCAACCATGCCAGGAACAGTTATCAAGGTATTGGTGGAAAAAGGGGAGAAAGTTTCCAAAGGAGATCACTTGATGATCACAGAAGCGATGAAAATGGAAACGACCGTTCAAGCTCCATTCAGCGGTACAGTGAAACAAATTCATGTGGCAGCTGGAGAGGGAATTGCAACTGGAGACTTATTGATTGAAGTAGATAAAGTTTAA